The following are encoded in a window of Panicum virgatum strain AP13 chromosome 5N, P.virgatum_v5, whole genome shotgun sequence genomic DNA:
- the LOC120672567 gene encoding G-type lectin S-receptor-like serine/threonine-protein kinase SD2-5 encodes MAALGFLLFIFISTYLVPQTYCQVGSLGPASSASLSTIWTCRVPDIGGYEQAVDPWLLRPLTIPGHLGLSFGAGFYCISPCDTFIFGVYAIYTGDPSLYSDPNEYELVVRGLVVWSANHDRQVRQDATLNFTGDGDLVLRDADGSLVWSSNTSGRSVIGVNMTESGNLVLFDHHNMTVWQSFDYPVDSLLPGQRLLAGQSLTPNISSASMTGSNQFYFTIRPDGIYAFAGYLEPRLYYRNTNPRFVPYLGIGRYAYMTLMNGSLAVANSASGDEADKIYLLQRSQSLQCLRFESDGHLRLYEWMDTQWQVVQDILELEQCDYPSVCGDYGICFSGQCSCPMASSTSGTYFRQLDDHKPSLGCILDTPISCQHKEDHQLIQVHNVSYFSYIDQTAGVLTDEESCKQACLGNCSCRAALYHYHKTASNGSCLLVSEVLSLQVLSLVGSSPGSAFLKVQIAHPKKRGVLPYTLGGVTAALVLFATVFAILRCRRNEEEANEDEFSDLPGMPTRFTFQSLQVATKDFSSKIGEGGFGSVFKGVLGDQLVAVKHLHQAAQGTKEFLAEVQTIGSLHHINLVRLIGFCTEKAHRLLVYEYMPRGSLDRWIYYGDNKALLDWHTRHKIIANIAKGLSYLHEDCRQRIVHLDIKPQNILLDDNFDAKVADFGLSKIIDRDKSRVVTRMRGTPGYMAPEWLTSQITEKVDVYSFGVVVMEIICGRKNLDYSQPEGSIQLINLLQEKAKNGKLEDMIDKNSEDMNIHMEEVLEMINLAIWCLQSDSSRRPAISLVVKVMEGERQVETNLEFNFFDLSALNAVPVGEPNLSTLPITSVLSTPR; translated from the coding sequence ATGGCTGCACTAGGCTTTCtcctcttcatcttcatcagcaCCTATCTAGTTCCCCAAACCTACTGCCAAGTCGGCTCGCTCGGCCCTGCATCCTCAGCAAGCTTGTCCACCATCTGGACCTGCAGAGTACCCGACATTGGTGGTTATGAGCAAGCTGTTGATCCTTGGCTACTCCGCCCCCTCACAATCCCAGGCCACCTTGGTTTGTCCTTCGGTGCAGGATTCTACTGTATTTCTCCGTGCGACACCTTCATCTTTGGGGTCTACGCCATTTACACCGGTGACCCTAGTTTGTATTCTGACCCCAACGAATACGAACTTGTTGTACGTGGACTCGTCGTCTGGTCTGCAAACCATGACCGCCAGGTCCGGCAGGATGCAACCCTCAACTTCACCGGAGATGGCGATCTGGTACTCCGAGATGCCGACGGCAGCCTTGTCTGGTCCAGCAACACATCAGGCCGATCTGTCATTGGGGTAAACATGACGGAGTCCGGTAACCTGGTGCTCTTCGACCACCACAACATGACGGTATGGCAGTCCTTTGATTATCCAGTGGATTCTCTACTACCCGGCCAGCGGTTACTCGCGGGCCAAAGCCTCACTCCCAATATCTCCTCCGCTAGTATGACTGGTAGCAATCAGTTCTACTTCACCATTCGTCCTGATGGAATCTATGCTTTTGCTGGGTATCTAGAGCCGCGGCTCTACTACAGAAACACAAATCCAAGATTTGTTCCTTATTTAGGGATAGGTAGATATGCATACATGACTCTCATGAATGGGAGCTTAGCTGTGGCTAATTCTGCATCCGGTGATGAGGCAGATAAGATATATTTATTACAACGCTCTCAGTCGCTTCAGTGCTTGAGGTTCGAGTCCGATGGGCATCTCAGgctgtatgagtggatggatacTCAGTGGCAGGTAGTGCAGGATATTCTGGAACTGGAGCAGTGCGATTACCCATCCGTTTGTGGAGATTACGGTATCTGCTTCAGTGGCCAATGCTCCTGCCCTATGGCAAGTAGTACAAGTGGCACTTACTTCAGACAACTCGATGACCACAAACCCAGTCTTGGGTGCATCCTTGACACTCCAATATCTTGCCAACATAAGGAAGATCATCAACTGATACAAGTCCATAATGTTTCTTACTTCAGCTACATTGACCAGACTGCTGGGGTGCTCACTGATGAAGAAAGTTGCAAGCAGGCATGCTTGGGGAACTGCTCTTGCCGGGCTGCTCTGTATCACTACCACAAAACGGCTTCAAATGGCTCATGCTTACTGGTATCAGAAGTCCTCTCACTACAAGTCCTGTCACTAGTTGGATCTTCACCCGGCTCGGCATTCCTCAAGGTACAGATTGCTCATCCAAAGAAGAGAGGTGTTCTACCTTACACACTCGGAGGGGTAACTGCTGCTCTTGTACTGTTTGCAACTGTCTTTGCTATCTTAAGATGTAGGAGAAATGAAGAGGAAGCTAATGAGGACGAGTTCAGTGACCTACCTGGAATGCCAACGAGGTTCACTTTTCAATCACTCCAAGTAGCAACCAAAGATTTCAGCAGTAAGATTGGGGAAGGAGGGTTCGGCTCAGTCTTCAAGGGAGTGTTAGGCGATCAACTGGTTGCAGTAAAACATTTGCATCAAGCTGCTCAAGGAACAAAGGAATTCCTTGCTGAAGTCCAGACAATCGGCAGCCTTCATCATATCAATCTGGTAAGGCTAATTGGTTTCTGCACAGAAAAAGCACACAGACTATTAGTCTATGAGTACATGCCAAGAGGATCTCTAGATAGGTGGATCTACTATGGTGACAACAAAGCTCTACTTGATTGGCACACACGACACAAGATTATAGCTAATATCGCCAAGGGTCTATCTTATCTTCATGAGGACTGTAGGCAAAGAATTGTTCATCTTGACATCAAACCACAAAATATCCTCTTAGATGACAACTTTGATGCTAAAGTTGCTGACTTTGGGCTATCCAAGATAATAGATAGGGACAAGAGTCGTGTAGTTACCAGAATGAGGGGCACACCTGGATACATGGCACCTGAATGGCTGACATCACAAATCACCGAGAAGGTTGATGTATATAGCTTTGGTGTGGTAGTCATGGAGATCATCTGTGGAAGAAAAAACCTAGATTATTCCCAACCTGAAGGTAGCATTCAGCTCATAAATTTGTTGCAAGAGAAGGCAAAGAATGGCAAGTTGGAGGATATGATCGACAAGAATAGTGAAGACATGAACATACACATGGAAGAAGTGCTTGAGATGATTAATCTTGCAATTTGGTGTCTACAGAGTGACAGTAGTAGAAGGCCTGCCATCTCGTTGGTGGTGAAGGTCATGGAAGGAGAAAGACAAGTGGAAACAAACTTGGAGTTTAACTTCTTTGATCTAAGTGCTTTGAATGCTGTTCCGGTTGGAGAGCCCAATTTGTCAACTCTACCTATAACATCAGTACTTTCTACCCCGAGGTGA